The Selenomonas sp. AB3002 genome contains a region encoding:
- a CDS encoding glycosyltransferase: protein MNILFLHPNFPGQFLQLSRYLGGTGRHKVMFLSKDQNGSKLPGVQVGMYKKPRAATKGIHHYLKMCEESVLEGQAVIKGINALKNQINFTPDVVVGHTGWGSTLYVKDVLPKVPLIGYFEWYYNAIGGDSCYWPDETQTIDDMCRIRTINAHHLLNLQACDVRYTPTQWQKAQFPKMYQEGMEVIHEGVETDYIKPQPGRKFILPEQKLDLSDCEELVTYVSRGFEPYRGFPQFMDSIRILLERRPKCHVVICGSNNACYGPQHSKEKTWRQVEEEKGGYDKSRVHFVGHLKREEYLMLLQASTVHVYLTRPFILSWSCLEALGAGCCLVGSATPPVEEVVEDGVNGLLANFRRPEHIAMRIEEALDDPELRARLSKAARETVLEKYDLRDCMKKQLNMIYGAMK, encoded by the coding sequence ATGAATATACTTTTTTTACATCCGAATTTCCCGGGTCAGTTTTTGCAGCTTTCCCGTTATCTGGGAGGGACAGGCAGGCATAAGGTGATGTTCCTTTCCAAGGATCAGAATGGCTCCAAACTGCCGGGAGTACAGGTGGGGATGTACAAGAAGCCCAGGGCTGCTACCAAGGGCATTCATCACTATCTGAAGATGTGCGAGGAGTCCGTGCTGGAGGGCCAGGCGGTTATCAAAGGCATCAACGCCCTTAAGAACCAGATCAATTTCACCCCTGATGTGGTGGTGGGACATACGGGCTGGGGCTCTACCCTCTATGTGAAGGATGTGCTGCCCAAGGTGCCCCTGATTGGTTACTTTGAGTGGTATTATAATGCCATCGGTGGTGATTCCTGCTACTGGCCGGATGAAACTCAGACCATCGATGATATGTGTCGCATCCGCACCATCAATGCCCACCACCTGCTGAATCTTCAGGCCTGTGATGTGCGCTATACGCCCACCCAGTGGCAGAAGGCCCAGTTCCCCAAGATGTATCAGGAGGGCATGGAGGTTATCCATGAGGGGGTAGAGACTGATTATATCAAGCCTCAGCCGGGCAGGAAGTTCATCTTGCCGGAGCAGAAGCTGGACCTTTCGGACTGCGAGGAGCTGGTGACCTATGTGTCCCGGGGCTTCGAGCCTTACCGGGGGTTCCCGCAGTTTATGGACAGCATTCGCATTCTGCTGGAGAGGCGTCCAAAGTGCCATGTGGTCATCTGTGGCAGTAACAATGCATGCTACGGCCCCCAGCACTCCAAGGAGAAGACCTGGAGACAGGTGGAGGAGGAAAAGGGCGGCTACGACAAGAGCCGGGTGCATTTCGTGGGCCATTTGAAGCGTGAAGAGTATCTGATGCTCCTGCAGGCTTCCACTGTTCACGTATATCTTACCCGTCCTTTCATCCTTTCCTGGTCCTGCCTGGAAGCTTTGGGGGCAGGCTGCTGCCTGGTGGGCTCTGCTACTCCTCCGGTGGAGGAAGTGGTGGAAGATGGTGTGAATGGTCTTTTGGCTAATTTCCGCCGCCCTGAGCACATCGCCATGCGCATTGAGGAGGCTCTGGATGATCCTGAGCTGCGGGCACGTCTCTCCAAGGCTGCCCGGGAAACGGTGCTGGAGAAGTACGACCTCAGGGACTGCATGAAAAAGCAGCTCAACATGATTTATGGAGCGATGAAATAA
- a CDS encoding DUF5672 family protein yields MEKNLTSIIILSYNTLEMTRMCLESIRAHTPEAYELIVVDNASEDGSLEYLREQADVRLIENQENMGFPKGCNQGLEIAQGDSLLLLNSDTVVTENWLGNLKKGLYSEEKVGAVSCVANYVSNRQQIDVPYGTDMEAMQVFAAGFNHSNPAKWEERPHLVGFCYLFTREVYEAVGGLDERFTPGNFEDNDYSLRILEQGYKLLLLRDTFIHHWGSGSFKKVEKESREKSPSYIALSQHNMQKFFEKWQLPPSYLHKSPEEVREYISQQRQREMQLREQPELLRKAVVVIPAYKESLSPTEEISLRQLRRVLPWCSKIFVVPEGLQLRYGGLEEGFEVQEFPREFFQGIEGYSRLLLTTDFYSRFKDYEYILIHQLDVFLFEDKLLEFCDMGYDYIGAPCPKFDFTWHLVEAQVGNGGLSLRKVKSCLNLLHKHRRLLKKHPYSGIFLNNEDSFFGYAGTHLTDFKVPDVGTALTFAIQDNICRVLKGDLELPLGIHAFHKINSQLWRSVITREYAYPDYEVIRDGDFRNMSLQVYLRMRKILPVQALFGALKAGEHQKALSIIRKWHRPEILSADDWDFLTAYLDTLVLYAKNREPELRKRADIKASKAFREDLTKFISRILKARGASTSSWILGLTRATFQGMER; encoded by the coding sequence ATGGAGAAGAACCTGACCAGTATCATAATACTGAGCTATAATACCCTGGAAATGACCCGCATGTGTCTGGAGAGCATCCGTGCCCACACGCCGGAAGCTTATGAGCTCATTGTGGTGGACAATGCCTCTGAGGACGGCTCCCTGGAATATCTGAGGGAGCAGGCAGATGTGAGACTGATAGAGAATCAGGAGAATATGGGCTTCCCAAAGGGATGCAATCAAGGTCTTGAGATAGCACAGGGAGACAGCCTGCTGCTGCTGAACAGCGATACAGTAGTGACGGAGAACTGGCTCGGTAACCTTAAAAAAGGGCTGTACAGCGAGGAAAAGGTGGGGGCGGTCAGCTGTGTTGCCAACTATGTTTCCAACCGCCAGCAGATAGACGTGCCCTACGGTACGGATATGGAGGCCATGCAGGTCTTTGCTGCTGGTTTCAATCACAGCAATCCTGCCAAATGGGAAGAAAGACCGCATTTGGTGGGGTTCTGCTATCTATTTACGCGTGAAGTATACGAAGCCGTAGGTGGTCTGGATGAGCGCTTCACCCCCGGGAACTTCGAGGACAATGATTACAGCCTGAGGATATTGGAGCAGGGCTATAAGCTTCTGCTGCTGAGGGACACGTTTATACATCACTGGGGCAGTGGCTCCTTCAAGAAGGTGGAGAAGGAAAGCAGGGAAAAGAGCCCGTCTTATATAGCGCTCTCTCAGCACAATATGCAGAAGTTCTTCGAGAAATGGCAGTTGCCTCCCTCATACCTGCACAAGTCGCCGGAGGAAGTAAGGGAATATATCAGCCAACAACGGCAGAGAGAAATGCAGCTGAGAGAGCAGCCTGAACTGCTGCGAAAGGCAGTCGTGGTTATTCCTGCCTATAAGGAAAGCCTAAGTCCTACGGAGGAAATATCCCTGCGCCAGTTGCGGCGGGTATTGCCCTGGTGCAGTAAAATCTTTGTAGTGCCAGAAGGGCTGCAGCTAAGATATGGCGGTCTGGAGGAAGGCTTTGAGGTGCAGGAGTTCCCCCGGGAATTCTTTCAGGGAATTGAAGGCTACAGCCGCCTGTTGCTGACGACGGATTTCTACAGCCGCTTCAAGGACTACGAGTATATACTGATCCATCAGCTGGATGTGTTCCTGTTTGAGGACAAGCTGTTGGAGTTCTGTGATATGGGCTATGACTATATAGGAGCGCCCTGCCCAAAGTTTGACTTCACCTGGCATCTGGTGGAGGCACAGGTAGGCAATGGAGGACTTTCTTTGAGAAAGGTAAAATCCTGTCTGAATCTGTTGCATAAGCATAGACGGCTTTTGAAAAAACATCCCTATAGTGGCATTTTCCTCAACAATGAGGATAGTTTCTTTGGCTATGCAGGTACTCATTTGACAGATTTCAAGGTACCGGATGTGGGGACGGCCCTCACTTTTGCCATTCAAGATAATATCTGTCGCGTGTTGAAGGGGGATTTGGAGCTGCCTCTTGGTATACATGCCTTTCATAAGATCAACTCTCAGTTGTGGCGCAGTGTCATAACGAGAGAGTACGCCTATCCAGATTATGAGGTCATACGGGATGGCGATTTTAGGAATATGAGTCTGCAAGTGTATCTGCGAATGCGCAAAATACTGCCGGTGCAGGCGCTGTTCGGTGCCCTGAAAGCAGGCGAGCACCAAAAGGCATTGTCAATCATCAGGAAGTGGCACAGACCTGAAATCTTGTCTGCTGATGATTGGGATTTTCTTACGGCTTATCTGGATACATTGGTGCTCTATGCGAAAAATAGGGAACCAGAGCTGAGGAAACGAGCAGATATCAAGGCCAGCAAGGCTTTTCGGGAAGATCTGACCAAGTTCATAAGCCGGATTCTGAAAGCACGGGGAGCGTCTACCTCTTCATGGATATTAGGACTTACCAGAGCGACTTTTCAAGGAATGGAAAGATAA
- a CDS encoding type I secretion system permease/ATPase — MAKIDSALGCLVQVAAHFSIPADISQLSRAYITDTKPVDTTGLLMASKELGLKSRAYEGVKLERLEKMPRPLVCRMVDGGFVLITRIDEDGVVLFDPRLKEGEQLLVVKRDFFRDKWTGEAILFTKRYQLAKVLDKVEGFGFSWFLPVVSKYKTLLLKVLFISLILQVFGLLTPLFTQTIIDRVLTHRSVSTMDVLLAGMILVALFQQWMLALRSYLFLNTTNKIDVTLSRHLFKKVTELPAKYFDNWQVGDIVQRMGELETIRGFLTGTALTIVLDVALAVVYLIVMFLYSNVLSYVVWFTIPIYVVLNAIVAPIYKRRINESFLLSAEQNSFNIETITGIRTLKTMGVERTFLKRYEDIYSRYLKSALSVMNVANVAGSIGMFLQLAFNLAILWIGAYIVMEGKLTVGELIAFNMLAGQVIAPVLRLVNMWQNFQTIRVSMTRLADIMDEKSEPAFDPNRTTLPSVRGDIIFDKVNFRYKADGKNVISDLSVRIQAGAKVGIVGRSGSGKSTLTKLIQRLYVPDSGRVMVDGVDIAQVETAWLRRQIGIVLQENFLFAGTIKENIAIAMPNATDEEIMMAAKLSGADTFIQEMPQKYDTFVGERGSLLSGGQRQRVSIARALLLDPKILIFDEATSALDTESEQLILKNIDEIAKGRTLLMIAHRLSTVKKCDAIIAMDHGRIMEVGTHEQLMARKGYYYHLYASQE; from the coding sequence ATGGCTAAAATAGATTCTGCCCTGGGATGCCTGGTGCAGGTGGCTGCCCACTTCTCCATCCCGGCGGATATTTCCCAGCTTTCTCGTGCCTACATCACAGATACAAAACCAGTGGATACCACGGGACTTCTGATGGCCTCCAAGGAGCTGGGCTTGAAATCCCGGGCTTATGAGGGTGTGAAGCTTGAGAGGCTGGAAAAAATGCCCCGGCCCCTGGTCTGCCGCATGGTGGATGGCGGCTTCGTGCTGATTACCCGCATCGACGAAGATGGTGTAGTGCTATTTGACCCCCGCCTCAAGGAGGGGGAACAGCTGCTGGTGGTTAAGCGGGACTTTTTTAGGGATAAGTGGACTGGGGAGGCCATCCTCTTCACCAAGCGCTATCAGCTGGCTAAGGTACTTGATAAAGTAGAAGGATTCGGTTTTTCCTGGTTTTTGCCAGTGGTGTCCAAGTATAAGACATTGCTTTTGAAGGTGCTTTTCATTTCCCTGATTCTGCAGGTTTTCGGCCTGCTGACACCGTTATTCACTCAGACCATCATCGACAGGGTGCTGACTCACAGGAGCGTTTCCACCATGGATGTGCTGCTGGCAGGCATGATACTGGTGGCACTTTTCCAGCAGTGGATGCTGGCGCTGCGATCCTATCTTTTCCTTAATACTACCAACAAGATAGATGTGACCCTTTCACGGCATCTTTTTAAGAAGGTGACGGAGCTGCCTGCCAAGTATTTCGATAACTGGCAGGTGGGTGATATTGTGCAGCGTATGGGCGAGCTGGAGACTATCCGGGGCTTTTTGACAGGCACGGCTCTTACCATTGTGCTGGATGTGGCACTGGCAGTGGTGTATCTCATCGTGATGTTTCTGTACTCCAATGTACTGAGCTATGTAGTATGGTTTACCATTCCCATCTATGTGGTGCTGAATGCAATAGTGGCACCTATTTATAAGCGTCGCATCAATGAGAGCTTCCTGCTTTCTGCAGAGCAGAACTCTTTTAACATCGAGACTATCACAGGTATCCGCACCCTCAAGACCATGGGGGTGGAGCGTACCTTCCTGAAGCGGTATGAGGACATTTACTCCCGCTATCTGAAGAGTGCCCTGTCTGTGATGAATGTGGCCAATGTGGCCGGCAGTATCGGCATGTTCCTGCAGCTGGCCTTTAATCTGGCCATACTTTGGATTGGTGCCTATATCGTCATGGAGGGCAAGCTTACGGTGGGTGAGCTCATCGCCTTCAATATGCTGGCAGGCCAGGTCATTGCTCCGGTGCTGAGGCTGGTGAATATGTGGCAGAACTTCCAGACCATTAGGGTGTCCATGACCCGTCTGGCGGATATCATGGACGAGAAGAGCGAGCCGGCCTTCGACCCCAACCGCACTACCCTGCCCAGCGTCCGTGGTGACATCATCTTCGACAAGGTGAATTTCCGCTACAAGGCTGACGGCAAGAATGTCATTTCTGACCTTTCTGTGCGCATCCAGGCCGGGGCCAAGGTGGGCATCGTGGGCCGCTCAGGTTCCGGCAAATCCACCCTTACGAAGCTCATCCAAAGGCTCTATGTGCCGGATTCCGGCCGTGTCATGGTGGACGGGGTGGATATTGCCCAGGTGGAGACAGCCTGGCTGCGCCGTCAGATCGGCATCGTGCTGCAGGAGAATTTCCTCTTTGCAGGCACCATCAAGGAAAATATCGCCATCGCCATGCCCAATGCCACGGATGAAGAAATCATGATGGCAGCCAAGCTCTCCGGGGCAGATACCTTTATCCAGGAAATGCCCCAGAAGTACGACACCTTCGTAGGCGAGCGCGGCAGCCTTCTTTCCGGCGGCCAGCGCCAGAGGGTGAGTATCGCCCGGGCCTTGCTGCTGGACCCGAAGATTCTGATCTTTGACGAGGCTACTTCGGCTCTGGATACGGAATCCGAGCAGCTGATTTTGAAGAATATTGATGAGATCGCCAAGGGAAGGACCCTGCTTATGATAGCCCACCGTCTGTCCACGGTGAAGAAGTGTGATGCCATCATTGCCATGGATCATGGCAGGATTATGGAGGTTGGCACCCATGAGCAGCTGATGGCCAGGAAGGGTTATTATTACCATTTGTATGCTAGTCAGGAGTAA
- a CDS encoding glycosyltransferase family 9 protein, giving the protein MTEVQKIVYEGLMGFYESHKGGPFLGSQLVEYMEPIFKRAGLREETAVSGQHILVVRDDAAGDFVLFSPFMRELRRIYPGAHITLFASDRNAELARCCPYIDNILIKNFERDSGSFWEIYPMLARHAVEQFVPYHFDLAFAGRLGLKSASVLLMYMGGAKRRVTYTQNRPKADGTMVDVGWDDLISIPVPILNKLESDVDRDLYILEYILQLPIADRHLELWTLASDREAARQAVEPLLGKKNIKRLYTVMPCTSEAFRQWPVERFIEMLKVIMKREKDLGLVLMGGKGDAPRTETVAKAFPGRALSLAGKLPFRVSAEVVGLTEKYIGDDTALMHIAAAKKVPVLTTFPYPAELGLRPMSVPIRFQPYQVPSVILLPPKAAGDKCRLSHGTGCSVAAGPHCILGITVEKMLDGYKRLNKCIEEGRTASLVLK; this is encoded by the coding sequence ATGACGGAAGTACAGAAAATAGTTTACGAAGGACTTATGGGGTTCTATGAGAGCCATAAGGGCGGCCCTTTTTTAGGAAGCCAGCTGGTGGAATATATGGAGCCCATTTTCAAGCGGGCAGGGCTTCGTGAAGAGACGGCTGTAAGTGGTCAGCATATATTGGTGGTAAGGGATGATGCGGCAGGGGATTTTGTACTGTTTTCTCCCTTTATGAGGGAATTGCGACGCATTTATCCCGGGGCACATATTACCCTTTTTGCCTCAGACAGAAATGCAGAGCTGGCCAGGTGTTGTCCCTATATAGACAATATACTGATAAAGAATTTCGAAAGGGATAGCGGCAGCTTTTGGGAAATATATCCTATGCTGGCCCGTCATGCTGTGGAGCAGTTTGTGCCTTATCATTTTGACCTGGCCTTTGCCGGGCGATTGGGGCTGAAGTCTGCCAGTGTGCTGCTCATGTATATGGGCGGTGCCAAGCGACGGGTGACGTACACCCAAAATAGGCCCAAGGCGGATGGTACCATGGTAGATGTTGGCTGGGATGATCTTATCAGTATTCCTGTGCCTATTCTGAATAAGCTGGAAAGCGATGTGGACAGGGACCTCTACATTCTGGAGTATATCCTGCAACTGCCCATTGCCGACCGTCACCTGGAGCTCTGGACGCTGGCTTCGGACAGGGAGGCTGCCAGGCAGGCAGTGGAACCCCTGCTGGGGAAGAAGAACATCAAGCGCCTCTATACGGTCATGCCCTGTACCAGTGAGGCCTTCCGCCAGTGGCCCGTGGAGCGCTTTATTGAGATGTTGAAGGTCATCATGAAGAGGGAAAAGGATTTGGGTCTGGTGCTCATGGGTGGGAAGGGGGATGCTCCCCGTACGGAAACCGTAGCCAAGGCTTTCCCGGGCAGGGCTCTGTCTTTGGCGGGGAAACTCCCCTTCCGGGTCTCTGCTGAGGTGGTTGGCCTTACGGAGAAGTATATTGGTGATGATACGGCACTGATGCATATTGCAGCAGCCAAGAAGGTGCCAGTGCTCACCACCTTCCCTTATCCGGCCGAGCTGGGCCTCCGTCCCATGTCTGTGCCCATCAGGTTCCAGCCTTATCAGGTACCCTCCGTTATCTTGCTGCCGCCCAAGGCTGCAGGTGATAAGTGCAGGTTAAGTCACGGCACTGGCTGCAGCGTGGCTGCAGGGCCACATTGCATCCTGGGCATTACGGTGGAGAAGATGCTGGATGGCTACAAACGTCTCAATAAGTGCATAGAAGAAGGTCGCACTGCGTCGTTAGTGTTAAAGTAA
- a CDS encoding bifunctional UDP-sugar hydrolase/5'-nucleotidase: protein MQLPAGAGVDTGSGGAASGTGELIIYHTNDMHARVQPQDDWGKSIGLPEMAAVVKKARAENQAVLWLDAGDTVHGMPMINVSKGESMVPLLNEAGIDAMVPGNHDFNYGSDQLEKLAKEMNFPVLCANMVRKDNGKLVFPAYKIFKVQGLKVGVFALTTPECAYKSSPAGVAGLVFENPVDKAREMIRKLRPKCDVLIGLMHMGLDASSEFTSERIAREAPGMDLIVDGHSHTSLQQGLQVGKTLIAQAGYYEHNLGEVRIEVEKHRITGMKSRLLGKSTLENLGIAPDEGIAKSIEQVKADSEKLFAKVVAHSDRQLSSDRLLVRRQESELGNLCADAIRWQTGAEIAVVNGGGLRADLPKGDVTLGNCLAIFPFGNTIRMAEVQGKVIRQMMEHSVFSYPASFGGFLDFSGMTVDCDPTLPVGSRIKEIKVNGVLLDDERIYTLATNDFLFAGGDNYEMLKGSKIVGESNTCEEVLSNYLNQVGIQDISTGRLTMEKVLEVPAEELDVPEAA, encoded by the coding sequence GTGCAGCTTCCTGCTGGCGCTGGTGTGGACACCGGCAGCGGCGGGGCGGCTTCCGGCACGGGGGAGCTTATCATTTACCACACCAATGATATGCACGCCCGGGTCCAGCCCCAGGACGACTGGGGAAAGTCCATCGGCCTGCCGGAAATGGCAGCGGTGGTGAAGAAGGCCAGGGCGGAAAATCAGGCTGTGCTCTGGCTTGATGCGGGTGATACTGTACATGGTATGCCCATGATCAATGTGTCCAAGGGAGAGAGCATGGTGCCACTGCTGAATGAAGCGGGGATTGACGCCATGGTGCCCGGCAATCACGACTTCAACTACGGTTCAGACCAGCTGGAGAAACTTGCCAAGGAAATGAATTTCCCCGTGCTTTGCGCCAATATGGTGCGGAAGGATAATGGCAAGCTGGTTTTCCCTGCCTACAAGATTTTCAAAGTGCAGGGCCTCAAAGTGGGCGTCTTTGCCCTGACCACTCCGGAATGTGCCTACAAGTCCAGTCCTGCCGGTGTGGCTGGGCTGGTTTTTGAAAATCCCGTGGACAAGGCCCGGGAGATGATCAGGAAGCTCAGGCCCAAGTGTGATGTGCTCATCGGTCTCATGCACATGGGGCTGGACGCCAGCAGCGAGTTCACCAGCGAGCGCATTGCCAGGGAAGCGCCGGGCATGGACCTGATTGTGGACGGCCACAGCCACACGTCTTTGCAGCAGGGCCTGCAGGTGGGCAAGACCCTGATTGCCCAGGCGGGCTACTATGAGCATAACCTGGGAGAGGTCAGGATAGAGGTGGAGAAGCACCGCATCACGGGCATGAAGTCCCGCCTGCTGGGCAAATCCACCTTGGAGAATCTGGGCATAGCTCCGGATGAAGGAATCGCCAAAAGCATTGAGCAGGTCAAGGCAGACAGCGAGAAGCTCTTTGCCAAAGTGGTGGCTCATAGCGACAGGCAGCTCAGCAGTGACAGGCTGCTGGTGCGCCGTCAGGAATCGGAGCTGGGCAACCTCTGTGCCGATGCCATCCGCTGGCAGACGGGGGCGGAGATTGCCGTGGTAAATGGCGGCGGCCTGCGGGCAGATCTGCCCAAGGGGGATGTGACTCTGGGCAACTGCCTGGCCATCTTCCCCTTTGGCAACACCATACGCATGGCGGAGGTGCAGGGCAAGGTCATCCGCCAGATGATGGAACACTCTGTCTTTAGCTATCCCGCTTCCTTTGGCGGCTTCCTTGATTTCTCTGGCATGACTGTGGACTGCGACCCCACCCTGCCGGTAGGCAGCCGCATCAAGGAAATCAAGGTGAACGGCGTGCTGCTGGATGATGAGCGCATCTACACCCTGGCCACCAATGACTTCCTCTTTGCAGGGGGAGACAACTACGAGATGCTGAAAGGATCCAAGATCGTAGGGGAATCCAATACCTGCGAGGAAGTCCTGTCCAACTACCTTAATCAGGTGGGTATCCAGGATATCAGCACGGGCCGTCTGACCATGGAAAAGGTGCTGGAGGTGCCTGCAGAGGAATTGGATGTACCTGAGGCCGCGTAA
- the metA gene encoding homoserine O-succinyltransferase → MPIKIPNNLPATHVLEGENIFVMDADRAYSQDIRPLKILILNLMPIKSVTETQLLRLLGNTPLQVEVDFIYTESYVPSHTSQDYLTEFYGTFAEVRHKKYDGFIITGAPVENMEFEEVAYWDEVAEIMEWSKTHAYSTFHICWGAQAGLYYHYGIKKHQVGEKIFGVYKHHLCVENERLLRGFDDEFFVPHSRHTENRKAEIEKVPELTIMAEAEGKAGPYIIANLAKRQFFITGHAEYDPMTLKAEYDRDVKAGMNPNVPSNYYPDDDPGRPPIVRWRSVAHLLFANWLNYYVYQETPYELDELNKDGDD, encoded by the coding sequence ATGCCGATTAAAATACCCAATAACCTCCCAGCCACCCATGTGCTGGAGGGGGAGAATATCTTTGTCATGGACGCTGACCGGGCCTATAGCCAGGATATCCGTCCACTGAAGATACTCATACTGAACCTAATGCCCATCAAGTCCGTGACGGAGACACAGCTTTTGAGGCTCTTGGGCAATACTCCCCTGCAGGTGGAGGTGGACTTTATCTATACGGAGTCTTATGTGCCCTCCCATACTTCCCAGGATTATCTCACGGAATTCTACGGCACCTTTGCTGAAGTGCGGCATAAGAAATACGATGGCTTCATCATCACCGGCGCTCCCGTGGAGAACATGGAGTTCGAGGAAGTGGCCTACTGGGATGAGGTGGCGGAGATCATGGAGTGGTCCAAGACCCATGCTTACTCTACCTTCCATATCTGCTGGGGAGCGCAGGCGGGGCTTTACTACCACTACGGCATCAAGAAGCATCAGGTGGGGGAGAAGATTTTCGGGGTATACAAGCACCATCTCTGCGTGGAGAATGAGCGCCTACTGCGCGGCTTCGACGATGAGTTCTTCGTGCCACACTCCCGCCATACGGAGAACCGCAAGGCAGAGATAGAGAAGGTGCCGGAGCTCACTATCATGGCAGAAGCAGAAGGCAAGGCTGGCCCCTATATCATTGCGAACCTGGCTAAGCGCCAGTTCTTCATCACAGGGCACGCGGAGTATGACCCCATGACTTTGAAGGCAGAGTACGACAGGGATGTAAAAGCCGGTATGAACCCCAATGTGCCCAGCAACTATTATCCCGATGACGATCCCGGGAGGCCTCCCATTGTGCGGTGGCGCAGCGTGGCGCACCTGCTCTTTGCCAACTGGCTGAACTACTATGTATATCAGGAGACTCCTTATGAACTGGACGAGCTGAATAAGGATGGCGACGACTGA
- a CDS encoding glycosyltransferase, with the protein MTDIAAQIPPRARRVVELGVSRERAGEAFLRIQPQAEYFGVVSDQEEMKEASLFLTHVFCATPETLDFEAMGLYEADVLIIRENFLEGLTGARLRKWCEVLTAEGLVLMEVPNACYIRPYLEQLAGKKPGKLHGFTAGEVREILQEAGLFLLHAQGRFDSERDQELRQSEANKALLQNLQVFTNLLGGENTQERNPWLKSFFFKAARKALQDEDKLLVQTVLGETIVTPRVRIVDPGKFLSTEAGVTAALVGKDEKAARALAAQFQKKIFIRQRISFNSAPQAFTTLEVLRRDGYLILGEIDDNPQAFMKPGDVSCLSYMGTHAMQVSTEPLAEILRQYNPHVQVIRNQLTRLPEKRDYEAERQARLAKGEDYVTFFFGALNRTEEWQQVMPIINEAARKYGSRLRFKVLSDRGFFESLATEYKEYIGNEKMYGGQFVPYHMYEKALGSSDISFLPLRDNAFNRTKSDLKFIESAGYGAVAIASPTVYEATLRDGRTGFIYRSPQEFKAQLELLVENRERRLETADAAYNYVKRERLLANHYQERLMWYRELIARREELDKEMVMRLKEWQSRHPEAFVKKKEDKA; encoded by the coding sequence ATGACGGATATTGCGGCACAGATACCGCCACGGGCTAGAAGAGTGGTGGAGCTTGGTGTCTCGCGTGAAAGGGCCGGTGAGGCCTTTTTGCGTATACAGCCCCAGGCGGAATACTTTGGGGTTGTGTCAGACCAGGAAGAAATGAAAGAGGCCTCGCTCTTTCTCACTCATGTCTTTTGTGCAACCCCGGAAACTTTGGATTTTGAGGCTATGGGCCTTTATGAGGCAGATGTTCTCATTATCCGGGAAAATTTCCTGGAGGGACTTACAGGGGCGCGGCTTCGGAAATGGTGCGAGGTATTGACGGCAGAGGGGCTGGTCCTCATGGAGGTTCCAAATGCCTGCTATATACGTCCTTATCTTGAGCAGCTGGCGGGAAAGAAGCCGGGAAAACTGCATGGGTTTACTGCCGGGGAGGTCCGGGAAATCCTGCAGGAAGCAGGTCTTTTCCTGTTGCATGCCCAGGGCAGGTTTGACTCCGAGCGTGACCAGGAGCTGCGCCAGAGTGAGGCCAATAAAGCCTTGCTGCAGAATCTGCAGGTTTTCACGAATCTGCTGGGGGGAGAAAACACCCAGGAGAGGAACCCCTGGTTGAAGAGTTTCTTTTTCAAAGCGGCCAGGAAAGCTTTGCAGGATGAAGACAAGCTTCTGGTGCAGACCGTGTTGGGGGAGACCATTGTCACACCCAGGGTGAGAATCGTGGACCCGGGGAAATTCCTTTCCACTGAGGCCGGGGTTACTGCTGCTTTGGTGGGGAAGGATGAAAAGGCAGCCAGGGCACTGGCTGCTCAGTTCCAAAAGAAAATTTTTATCCGCCAGCGGATTTCCTTTAACTCGGCGCCACAGGCCTTCACCACCTTGGAGGTTCTCAGGCGGGATGGGTATCTTATCTTGGGCGAGATAGACGATAATCCTCAGGCCTTCATGAAGCCAGGGGATGTGTCCTGCCTGAGTTATATGGGCACCCATGCCATGCAGGTATCCACGGAGCCGCTGGCGGAGATTCTCAGACAGTACAATCCACATGTGCAGGTCATCAGGAACCAGCTTACCAGGCTGCCGGAAAAGCGTGATTATGAAGCTGAGCGGCAGGCCAGGTTGGCTAAGGGAGAGGACTATGTTACCTTCTTCTTTGGAGCGCTGAACCGCACCGAGGAGTGGCAGCAGGTCATGCCCATCATCAACGAGGCGGCCAGGAAGTACGGTTCCCGTCTCCGCTTCAAGGTGCTGTCAGACAGGGGGTTCTTTGAGTCCCTGGCCACGGAGTACAAGGAGTATATTGGGAACGAGAAGATGTATGGCGGCCAATTTGTGCCCTACCATATGTATGAGAAAGCGCTGGGCTCTTCAGATATTTCTTTCCTGCCACTGCGGGATAATGCCTTCAACCGCACCAAGTCCGATTTAAAATTCATTGAGTCTGCTGGTTATGGGGCGGTGGCCATCGCTTCACCTACGGTGTATGAGGCTACTTTGCGGGATGGTCGTACAGGCTTTATCTATCGCAGTCCGCAGGAGTTCAAGGCTCAGCTGGAACTTTTGGTGGAAAACAGGGAGCGGCGGCTGGAGACAGCTGATGCTGCTTATAACTATGTGAAAAGGGAAAGGCTTCTGGCCAACCATTACCAGGAAAGGCTGATGTGGTATCGGGAGCTTATTGCCAGGCGTGAGGAACTGGACAAAGAGATGGTAATGCGGCTGAAAGAATGGCAGTCCAGGCACCCGGAAGCATTTGTTAAAAAGAAAGAGGACAAGGCATGA